A section of the Oncorhynchus nerka isolate Pitt River linkage group LG3, Oner_Uvic_2.0, whole genome shotgun sequence genome encodes:
- the LOC115119144 gene encoding purine nucleoside phosphorylase LACC1, which yields MSEVFIIDLIHCRCRQHSSCVERQVKSVTGRSDVGFQIYLLFGPHGQRCNAHGENKMSLLETFFSQKTNVHVLDYTTVTESWYRFKLAVDQLDLRTVRVFTSKKRRPMFEAYIEQLFTEVYTFEYITSHDLPCPGHVQCDSPLAPPGSEVREEVRSFLQQLPSKGDVTILRSTLISDCFSHGFTTRTGGISSISTLSSLNLFSSSRRRDPMTLVAENIRRLAQKAGFYPRRLHLVKVNHSSDVWVMGKEDEPHDYDGIVTNQRGVVIAAPGADCMPLLFTDPVARVIGVAHAGWKGTLMGVAMATVNAMVMGFGSRACDVTVVIGPSVGACCFTLEREQAADFYSIHPDCVPDMAETRPHVNIRLATRILLQREGVLPERIHDDTVTDRPSVTLCTSCHPEAFFSHVRDGLNFGTQIGFLWMDETGTTDCFSSSEH from the exons ATGTCAGAAGTCTTCATTATAGATCTAATTCACTGTCGGTGTCGGCAGCACAGCTCGTGCGTGGAGAGGCAAGTAAAAAGCGTCACAGGTAGGAGCGATGTGGGCTTTCAGATATATCTACTATTCGGACCACATGGTCAACGTTGTAATGCACACGGCGAGAACAAGATGTCTTTGCTGGAAACGTTTTTCAGTCAGAAGACAAACGTCCACGTATTGGACTACACCACTGTTACGGAGTCTTGGTACCGTTTCAAACTAGCCGTGGATCAACTGGACTTACGAACGGTTCGGGTCTTCACCTCAAAAAAAAGGAGACCGATGTTTGAAGCATACATTGAGCAACTTTTCACGGAAGTGTATACATTTGAGTACATCACATCACATGACCTCCCGTGCCCTGGTCATGTGCAATGCGACTCACCTTTAGCTCCACCTGGCAGTGAGGTCAGAGAGGAGGTCAGAAGCTTTCTGCAGCAGTTACCTTCTAAAGGAGACGTCACCATACTGAGGTCCACTTTAATTTCAG actgtttCTCCCATGGATTCACCACACGTACAGGAGGTATTTCCTccatctccaccctctcctctctcaacctgtTCAGTAGCTCCAGACGCAGAGACCCCATGACCCTCGTAGCCGAGAACATCCGCCGACTAGCCCAAAAGGCTGGGTTCTACCCCCGACGCCTGCACCTGGTCAAG GTGAACCACAGCAGTGACGTATGGGTGATGGGAAAGGAAGACGAGCCACACGACTATGATGGCATCGTAACCAATCAGAGAGGTGTTGTCATAGCTGCGCCAGGAGCTGATTGCATGCCCCTCCTCTTCACTGACCCCGTGGCCAGGGTCATCGGAGTAGCTCAcgctg GATGGAAAGGAACCCTGATGGGTGTTGCCATGGCTACAGTCAACGCCATGGTGATGGGATTCGGCAGCAGGGCGTGTGACGTCACCGTGGTGATCGGGCCGTCGGTGGGGGCCTGTTGCTTTACACTGGAGAGAGAGCAGGCTGCAGACTTCTACTCTATCCACCCGGACTGTGTTCCTGACATGGCTGAGACCAGGCCTCATGTCAACATACGACTAGCCACCAG AATACTTCTCCAGAGGGAAGGGGTCCTGCCTGAGCGTATCCATGACGACACGGTGACTGACAGGCCGAGCGTGACCCTGTGCACATCCTGTCACCCTGAGGCCTTCTTCTCCCACGTCAGGGACGGGCTTAACTTCGGAACACAGATCGGCTTCCTGTGGATGGACGAAACAGGAACTACTGACTGTTTCAGTAGTTCAGAACACTGA